One genomic window of Hydra vulgaris chromosome 03, alternate assembly HydraT2T_AEP includes the following:
- the LOC136078840 gene encoding beclin-1-like protein A codes for MEENLVIKFFDENIILRDEDDSDNFNQQIFESQYYTVFESFQYLQKKEVFFSILNINVRSLKKNFENFKLLLDELKHDFKIICLTETWCKCGETNAEFELINYKSVHQPRNFGIGGGVSIFIHNSINYSLRNDLCVNEIDCESLCIELKNKNTKNIIVNATYRPPSGNLKKYKTHLKSFITAINKTRDHVFLAGDLNIDLKKHASNNNVKNFLNTLLQSNLIPTINKPTRVTNNSSTLLDNIITNNFHNNRLNTGIIKTDLSDHFPTFLVTNNIINNNIPSKTTIFRRQINENSVKQFQNLLRNNVDWNLVLQSNDANNSYDLFLSQFCKQYETAFPEKQIIVNTKTVMTPWMSNGLLKSSKRKQKLYDKYLKKKTYKNEMTYKNYKNVFEKTKKISKKLYYAKLLNKASGNTKKTWNVIKEVIGKNNYTRNTLPKKITVNDKNIYDKSIIAEKINSFFINAGLILASKFPLNSTSFESYLKNYDKVMDEPNLKLIELRTAFSNLKNNKSAGFDKINVNVVESVYHIIEPLLFHIFNLSFKTGIVPEKLKIARITPVFNGEILVFQHFT; via the coding sequence atggaagaaaacttagtaattaaattttttgatgaaaatatcATTCTCAGGGACGAAGATGACTCTGAtaattttaatcaacaaatatTTGAAAGTCAATACTATACAGTTTTTGAATCTTTCCAATATCTACAAAAAaaggaagtttttttttcaattttaaacattaatgttcggagtttaaaaaaaaattttgaaaactttaagcTTTTGTTGGATGAATTAAAACatgactttaaaattatttgtcttacGGAAACTTGGTGTAAGTGTGGTGAAACAAATGCGGAATTTGAActaattaattacaaatcaGTTCACCAACCACGTAATTTTGGTATTGGTGGGGGCGTAAGTATTTTTATCCACAACTCAATTAATTATAGTTTACGTAATGATCTTTGTGTGAATGAAATAGATTGTGAGTCATTAtgtattgaattaaaaaataaaaacacaaaaaacataaTTGTAAATGCGACATATAGACCACCAtcaggtaatttaaaaaaatataaaactcatCTGAAATCATTTATAACAGCTATCAATAAAACGCGAGATCATGTCTTTTTGGCTGGTGATTTAAACATTGACCTAAAAAAACATGCTtcaaataataatgtaaaaaattttttaaacacactTCTTCAAAGTAACTTAATTCCCACAATAAACAAGCCAACTAGAGTGACTAACAACTCTTCGACACttcttgataatataataactaataacttTCATAATAACCGTCTTAACACAGGTATAATCAAAACTGACTTATCAGATCATTTCCCAACATTCTTAGTtactaataacataataaataacaacattcCTTCTAAAACTACCATATTTAggcgacagatcaatgaaaactctgTAAAACAGTTTCAAAACCTTTTAAGAAACAACGTTGATTGGAATCTGGTATTGCAATCAAACGATGCTAACAACTCATATGATCTATTTCTAAGTCAATTCTGCAAGCAATATGAAACAGCATTTcctgaaaaacaaattatagtGAACACAAAAACAGTTATGACTCCATGGATGTCTAATGGGTTACTAAAATcctcaaaaagaaaacaaaaattatatgataaatacttaaaaaaaaaaacttataaaaacgaaatgacatataaaaactacaaaaatgtattcgaaaaaacaaaaaaaatctctaaaaagctttattatgcaaaactattaaacaaagCAAGCGgaaacaccaaaaaaacttggaatgtaattaaagaagtaattggcaaaaataattatacgAGAAACACTCtgccaaaaaaaataacagttaatgataaaaatatttatgataaatcaattattgctgaaaaaataaacagtttttttattaatgctgGTCTAATTTTGGCATCAAAATTTCCTCTGAATTCAACTTCCTTTGagtcttatttaaaaaattacgatAAAGTTATGGATGAACCAAATCTTAAATTAATTGAATTGCGAACCGCCTTTTCtaatcttaaaaacaacaaaagtgcTGGATTTGATAAAATTAACGTTAATGTTGTAGAATCTGTTTATCATATAATCGAACCTCTTTTGTTTCACAtctttaatctttcttttaaaacaggtattgttccggaaaaattaaaaattgcacgaATCACACCAGTTTTTAATGGTGAAATCTtagtttttcaacattttacTTAA